The proteins below are encoded in one region of Homo sapiens chromosome 8, GRCh38.p14 Primary Assembly:
- the DCSTAMP gene encoding dendritic cell-specific transmembrane protein isoform 2 (isoform 2 is encoded by transcript variant 2) has protein sequence MGIWTSGTDIFLSLWEIYVSPRSPGWMDFIQHLGVCCLVALISVGLLSVAACWFLPSIIAAAASWIITCVLLCCSKHARCFILLVFLSCGLREGRNALIAAGTGIVILGHVENIFHNFKGLLDGMTCNLRAKSFSIHFPLLKKYIEAIQWIYGLATPLSVFDDLVSWNQTLAVSLFSPSHVLEAQLNDSKGEVLSVLYQMATTTEVLSSLGQKLLAFAGLSLVLLGTGLFMKRFLGPCGWKYENIYITRQFVQFDERERHQQRPCVLPLNKEERRKFISGFQS, from the coding sequence ATGGGTATCTGGACCTCAGGCACTGATATCTTCCTAAGTCTTTGGGAGATTTACGTGTCTCCAAGAAGCCCCGGATGGATGGACTTTATCCAGCATTTGGGAGTTTGCTGTTTGGTTGCTCTTATTTCAGTGGGCCTCCTGTCTGTGGCCGCCTGCTGGTTTCTGCCATCAATCATAGCGGCCGCTGCCTCCTGGATTATCACGTGTGTTCTGCTGTGTTGCTCCAAGCATGCACGatgttttattcttcttgtctttctctcttgTGGCCTGCGTGAAGGCAGGAATGCTTTGATTGCAGCTGGCACAGGGATCGTCATCTTGGGACacgtagaaaatatttttcacaactTTAAAGGTCTCCTAGATGGTATGACTTGCAACCTAAGGGCAAAGAGCTTTTCCATACATTTTccacttttgaaaaaatatattgaggCAATTCAGTGGATTTATGGCCTTGCCACTCCACTAAGTGTATTTGATGACCTTGTTTCTTGGAACCAGACCCTGGCAGTCTCTCTTTTCAGTCCCAGCCATGTCCTGGAGGCACAGCTAAATGACAGCAAAGGGGAAGTCCTGAGCGTCTTGTACCAGATGGCAACAACCACAGAGGTGTTGTCCTCCCTGGGTCAGAAGCTACTTGCCTTTGCAGGGCTTTCGCTCGTCCTGCTTGGCACTGGCCTCTTCATGAAGCGATTTTTGGGCCCTTGTGGTTGGAAGTATGAAAACATCTACATCACCAGACAATTTGTTCAGTTTGATGAAAGGGAGAGACATCAACAGAGGCCCTGTGTGCTCCCGCTGAataaggaggaaaggaggaa
- the DCSTAMP gene encoding dendritic cell-specific transmembrane protein isoform X2: MGIWTSGTDIFLSLWEIYVSPRSPGWMDFIQHLGVCCLVALISVGLLSVAACWFLPSIIAAAASWIITCVLLCCSKHARCFILLVFLSCGLREGRNALIAAGTGIVILGHVENIFHNFKGLLDGMTCNLRAKSFSIHFPLLKKYIEAIQWIYGLATPLSVFDDLVSWNQTLAVSLFSPSHVLEAQLNDSKGEVLSVLYQMATTTEVLSSLGQKLLAFAGLSLVLLGTGLFMKRFLGPCGWKYENIYITRQFVQFDERERHQQRPCVLPLNKEERRKYVIIPTFWPTPKERKNLGLFFLPILIHLCIWVLFAAVDYLLYRLIFSVSKQFQSLPGFEVHLKLHGEIHFWLPVLKMIRKKQMDMASADKS; encoded by the coding sequence ATGGGTATCTGGACCTCAGGCACTGATATCTTCCTAAGTCTTTGGGAGATTTACGTGTCTCCAAGAAGCCCCGGATGGATGGACTTTATCCAGCATTTGGGAGTTTGCTGTTTGGTTGCTCTTATTTCAGTGGGCCTCCTGTCTGTGGCCGCCTGCTGGTTTCTGCCATCAATCATAGCGGCCGCTGCCTCCTGGATTATCACGTGTGTTCTGCTGTGTTGCTCCAAGCATGCACGatgttttattcttcttgtctttctctcttgTGGCCTGCGTGAAGGCAGGAATGCTTTGATTGCAGCTGGCACAGGGATCGTCATCTTGGGACacgtagaaaatatttttcacaactTTAAAGGTCTCCTAGATGGTATGACTTGCAACCTAAGGGCAAAGAGCTTTTCCATACATTTTccacttttgaaaaaatatattgaggCAATTCAGTGGATTTATGGCCTTGCCACTCCACTAAGTGTATTTGATGACCTTGTTTCTTGGAACCAGACCCTGGCAGTCTCTCTTTTCAGTCCCAGCCATGTCCTGGAGGCACAGCTAAATGACAGCAAAGGGGAAGTCCTGAGCGTCTTGTACCAGATGGCAACAACCACAGAGGTGTTGTCCTCCCTGGGTCAGAAGCTACTTGCCTTTGCAGGGCTTTCGCTCGTCCTGCTTGGCACTGGCCTCTTCATGAAGCGATTTTTGGGCCCTTGTGGTTGGAAGTATGAAAACATCTACATCACCAGACAATTTGTTCAGTTTGATGAAAGGGAGAGACATCAACAGAGGCCCTGTGTGCTCCCGCTGAataaggaggaaaggaggaagtatgTCATCATCCCGACTTTCTGGCCGACtcctaaagaaaggaaaaacctgGGGCTGTTTTTCCTCCCCATACTTATCCATCTCTGCATCTGGGTGCTGTTTGCAGCTGTAGATTATCTGCTGTATCGGCTCATTTTCTCAGTGAGCAAGCAGTTTCAAAGCTTGCCAGGGTTTGAGGTTCACTTGAAACTGCACGGAGAG